One genomic window of Streptomyces sp. NBC_01276 includes the following:
- a CDS encoding CoA-transferase subunit beta encodes MTSPISRSEYCVVACAEAWRDNGEVLASPMGPVPSFGARLAKRTFSPDLLLTDGEAMLVGIDGTPEGWLPYRRHLTMVTGGRRHVMMGASQIDRYGNQNISCIGAWERPARQLLGVRGAPVNTLNNPVSYWVPRHSPRVFVERVDMVSGVGYDRAEAAGVTRFHHLPRVVSDLGVFDFTGPGHTMRLVSLHPGVTLDRVREATGFELAVADEVPYTREPTERELRLIREVIDPEGLRDREVRV; translated from the coding sequence GTGACCAGCCCGATCAGCCGTTCGGAATACTGCGTGGTCGCCTGCGCCGAGGCCTGGCGCGACAACGGCGAGGTGCTCGCCAGCCCCATGGGCCCTGTCCCCTCCTTCGGTGCCCGGCTCGCCAAGCGCACCTTCTCCCCCGACCTGCTGCTCACCGACGGCGAGGCGATGCTGGTCGGAATCGACGGCACGCCCGAGGGCTGGCTCCCGTACCGCAGGCACCTGACGATGGTCACCGGCGGGCGGCGGCACGTGATGATGGGCGCCAGCCAGATCGACCGGTACGGGAACCAGAACATCTCCTGCATCGGAGCCTGGGAGCGGCCCGCCCGCCAGCTCCTGGGGGTGCGCGGGGCTCCGGTGAACACCCTGAACAACCCGGTGAGCTACTGGGTGCCCCGGCACTCCCCCCGGGTCTTCGTCGAGCGCGTCGACATGGTCAGCGGCGTCGGCTACGACCGCGCCGAGGCCGCCGGGGTCACCCGCTTCCACCACCTGCCCCGGGTGGTCAGCGACCTCGGCGTCTTCGACTTCACCGGCCCCGGTCACACGATGCGCCTGGTCTCCCTCCACCCGGGGGTCACCCTCGACCGGGTCCGGGAGGCGACCGGCTTCGAACTGGCGGTCGCCGACGAGGTCCCGTACACCCGGGAACCGACGGAGCGGGAGCTGCGGCTGATCCGCGAGGTCATCGACCCCGAGGGCCTGCGCGACCGGGAAGTGCGGGTCTGA
- a CDS encoding CoA transferase subunit A, with product MTDKTMTPDEVAGRLRSGMTVGIGGWGSRRKPMALVRALLRSEITDLTVISYGGPDVGLLAAAGRIARLIAPFATLDSIPLEPHFRAARESGAFALTEYDEAMFMWGLHAAANRLPFLPVRAGLGSDVMRVNPELRTVTSPYADGEEFVAVPALRMDAALVHLNRADRLGNGQYLGPDPYFDDLFCEAADTAYVSCEQLVESTELAKAGPPQSLLVSRHSVTGVVETPNGAHFTSCVPDYGRDEAFQKLYATTPWPEFAARFLSGPGEHDYQTAVRTWHEEQQ from the coding sequence GTGACCGACAAGACCATGACCCCCGACGAGGTGGCCGGCCGCTTGCGCAGCGGCATGACCGTGGGCATCGGCGGCTGGGGCTCGCGGCGCAAGCCGATGGCCCTGGTCAGAGCGCTGCTCCGGTCCGAGATCACCGATCTGACCGTGATCTCGTACGGCGGCCCCGACGTCGGCCTCCTCGCCGCCGCGGGCCGCATCGCCAGGCTGATCGCCCCCTTCGCCACCCTGGACTCCATCCCGCTGGAGCCGCACTTCCGGGCCGCCCGCGAGAGCGGCGCGTTCGCCCTCACCGAGTACGACGAGGCCATGTTCATGTGGGGCCTGCACGCCGCCGCGAACCGGCTCCCCTTCCTGCCCGTCCGGGCCGGCCTCGGCTCCGACGTGATGCGGGTCAACCCGGAGCTGCGCACCGTCACCTCCCCCTACGCCGACGGCGAGGAGTTCGTCGCCGTCCCCGCCCTGCGCATGGACGCGGCCCTGGTCCACCTCAACCGCGCCGACCGCCTGGGCAACGGCCAGTACCTCGGCCCGGACCCCTACTTCGACGACCTGTTCTGCGAGGCCGCCGACACCGCGTACGTCTCCTGCGAACAGCTCGTGGAGAGCACCGAGCTCGCCAAGGCCGGCCCCCCGCAGTCCCTGCTGGTCAGCCGGCACTCCGTCACCGGGGTCGTGGAGACCCCGAACGGCGCGCACTTCACCTCCTGCGTCCCCGACTACGGCCGCGACGAGGCCTTCCAGAAGCTCTACGCCACCACCCCCTGGCCCGAGTTCGCCGCCCGCTTCCTCTCCGGTCCGGGCGAGCACGACTACCAGACCGCCGTCCGCACCTGGCACGAGGAGCAGCAGTGA
- a CDS encoding enoyl-CoA hydratase family protein yields the protein MGVSTSSPGKGISLVTVDFPPVNALPVQGWYDLADALRAAGRDPGVRCVVLAAEGRGFNAGVDIKEVQRDTGHGALIGANRGCYEAFAAVYECEVPVVAAVNGFCLGGGIGLVGNADAIVASDDAVFGLPELDRGALGAATHLARLVPQHLMRALYYTSRTATAAELHAHGSVWKVVPPAELRAAALELAAEIARKDGYLIRLAKAAINGIDPVDVRRSYRFEQGFTFEANLSGVADRVRDTFGKDASGKQGSTR from the coding sequence ATGGGTGTCTCCACCTCCAGCCCCGGCAAGGGCATATCCCTCGTCACAGTCGACTTCCCGCCCGTCAACGCCCTTCCCGTCCAGGGCTGGTACGACCTCGCCGACGCCCTGCGCGCCGCCGGCCGCGATCCCGGGGTCCGCTGCGTGGTCCTGGCCGCCGAGGGCCGCGGCTTCAACGCGGGCGTCGACATCAAGGAGGTGCAGCGCGACACCGGGCACGGCGCCCTCATCGGCGCCAACCGCGGCTGCTACGAGGCCTTCGCCGCCGTCTACGAGTGCGAGGTGCCGGTCGTCGCGGCCGTGAACGGGTTCTGCCTCGGCGGCGGCATCGGCCTCGTCGGCAACGCCGACGCCATCGTCGCCTCCGACGACGCCGTCTTCGGCCTGCCGGAGCTCGACCGCGGCGCCCTCGGCGCCGCCACCCACCTGGCCCGGCTCGTCCCGCAGCACCTGATGCGCGCCCTCTACTACACCTCGCGCACCGCCACCGCCGCCGAACTGCACGCGCACGGCTCGGTCTGGAAGGTGGTCCCGCCCGCGGAACTGCGGGCCGCCGCCCTGGAACTGGCCGCCGAGATCGCCAGGAAGGACGGCTACCTGATCAGGCTGGCCAAGGCCGCCATCAACGGCATCGACCCCGTCGACGTCCGGCGCAGCTACCGCTTCGAACAGGGCTTCACCTTCGAGGCCAACCTCAGCGGGGTCGCCGACCGGGTCCGCGACACCTTCGGGAAAGACGCCTCCGGCAAGCAAGGGAGCACCCGGTGA